In Nicotiana tabacum cultivar K326 chromosome 21, ASM71507v2, whole genome shotgun sequence, one DNA window encodes the following:
- the LOC142175444 gene encoding histone H3.2-like — MARTKQTARKSTGGKAPRKQLATKAARKSAPATGGVKKPHRFRPGTVALREIRKYQKSTELLIRKLPFQRLVREIAQDFKTDLRFQSSAVAALQEATEAYLVGLFEDTNLCAIHAKRVTIMPKDIQLARRIRGERA; from the coding sequence ATGGCTCGTACTAAGCAAACAGCTCGCAAATCAACAGGTGGTAAGGCTCCAAGGAAGCAGCTAGCTACAAAGGCTGCGAGAAAGTCAGCTCCGGCTACCGGAGGAGTGAAGAAACCTCACCGTTTCCGTCCCGGAACTGTAGCTTTAAGGGAAATTCGGAAGTACCAGAAATCGACAGAGTTGTTGATAAGAAAGTTGCCGTTTCAGAGGCTAGTGAGGGAAATAGCACAGGATTTCAAGACAGATCTGAGGTTCCAAAGCAGTGCTGTTGCTGCCCTACAAGAGGCTACTGAGGCTTACCTTGTTGGACTCTTTGAAGATACAAATCTCTGTGCCATTCACGCGAAAAGGGTCACTATCATGCCCAAGGACATTCAGCTCGCTAGGAGGATTCGTGGTGAAAGGGCTTAG